The sequence TTGTGTATACACTGGACAACACTAAATGCTGTATATGAACATCGACATATGTATATCGCTGTCAAATAAATCAATGACATTATCAACCAGAGAGTTGGTGAGATATCCTGCAGCCTTGCTCATTTCCATCCTCACTACATATAAACATCTTTTGATATAACTATATGAAGTTCTTCTGCAAACTGGGCTGATTATAGGAATACTTCACTTGATACTCAGCCTCTTTCTATAGGGCATGCTTAGACCATCCGAGTCTTTTTTCTGCGCGCAGCACACATGCTTGGATCATGATTTATGGGATTTTCTTTATCTCACATATTAGCCTGAGGGATTTACTATCTTCAGTGAGGCTATCCAGAATTCTTTTGTTTAAATGGTGGTGTTTGACCAAAATTTACATCGACTGCATCACACTCTAATGTCTCTTGGTTAGACCAGCCTGTAGAACGAACTATACGCTGGCCATCAGCATGTTGTATGTATATTAGGCAAGTATATCTAAGGAACGGTTGATGTTTTTATGAGGATTGAGAAAGGAATGGTTTGTGTCATGGACCTACTGTGAATGATCATACGAATATGTTGGATCTGGTTCCCATGTGCATATGCTTTTTGATATCTGCCTTTGGCCAGTCAGTGTTTATCCATTGTATGATTATGTCGTGCCTTGGTTGTGAAAAATAACCTAATATCGATGTACAAAATTCTGATTATAATCAATAGCCTATCCATTTCTTTTGATTTAAATTCTCACCTGACCTTCTTGTTACTCAGAGATTATGCGGGTGTCAAACTCTGCACACAACCCTGGGTTCAGTGATTTCGATAGACATCGATTCAGAAGTCCTAGTCCAATGTCTTCACCAAATCCAAGATCCAATCTCTCTGGCAATGGGTTCAGTCCTTGGAATGGACTACACCAAGAGGTACACATTCATTCATTACATATTTATTTGTTAAGGAAGAAACAAAATATGTTTACAATCCAGTAGATCATGCTATTGCACTTCTATACTCCAAGAAGGTGCATGCTTCACTGTGGGAGTATTAGCCATTATTTTCTATAAAATGGACCCTGTAGATACATAAGTTATAGTGAACTTTTGGGTATGATATATGATACTATGATAGATTGATAATACTATGTAAATGTGGGTTTCTTTGGTGAGAAATATTGTCTGTTATTCATGTTGTGCACATTCTTCCAAATATTTTTATTTCATAAAGCAATACTGATGAATTGTTTGTGCTTGCCATTTTTAACTATTCCAAAGAGATTAGGCTTTCCTCAAGGAAACAGTATGGATTGGCAAGGAGCGCCACCAAGCCCTAGCTCTCATGTCATGAAGAAGATTCTACGCTTGGAGGTCCCAGTTGATTCTTATCCAAGTGTATGCTGCCTCTAACTTGTGCATTTTTAATTTTACACAGGATGATGCTTGATCCATTTTCGATCCCTTTGCTGATAAAGTTTTTACTTTCATGACAGTTCAATTTTGTGGGACGTATTCTAGGACCTAGAGGTAATTCTCTAAAGCGGGTAGAAGCATCTACTGGTTGTCGTGTTTTCATCAGAGGAAAGGGTTCCATCAAAGATCCTGGGAAGGTAACCAAAGTTTGCAATGTTTGATCTGCACCCCTTAAGTTAACTTACTAGTGCTTCTTCAGTTATTTGATCATCATTACGACACATAGTTATAGCAATATAGTTTTGCTTTAGCATTTTACATTTTTTCGAAGTATGCAAATTGGGTTGCATAGTAAGTTGAGTAAGTTTACTGGAATCGTCTTCCAGTTCTAGGGATCTCATCCATAACCATGTTTGGCTTTTCATAACCCTAACATTGGATTATGTGTTCTAACTTTCTCCTGGAACTCCCTACCCTTTTTCTAATCCATAATTATGTAACTGCGAGCTAATAGTTTTTCTTCATGATAACTTTACTTTTACACCGAGGTGCAATATATTTCTATTCTGTCCAGTTTACCTGCCAACTTTCTTTTTGTTCCTCATAAATTTGTTTTCCTGTTTCGCTATTTATACCTGTAGTTTCCATTGCTTGTTTTTCTGCCTCTCGGCCTTGTGTTTCTCCTACGTTGCTAAGAGCTTAAGTTTTACATATTTTCTTCTTTATTTCTTCCAGGAGGACAAGCTACGAGGAAAACCAGGCTATGAGCATCTGAGCGAACAACTTCATATCTTGATAGAGGCTGAGTTCCCAGCCAATATTATTGATGCCAGATTGAGACATGCACAGGAAATTCTAGAGGAACTGCTAAAGCCAGTGGTAAGTGATTAATGTTTCCATGTACATATTCGCTTTCTGGAGAAAGCCAATGAAATACTCAGTTATCCTTTTATGGTTTATAATACCATGAAAATTCTTTTTAATAAAATAATAATTGATAATGTGAGGAATCACGTATAAAATGTTGCTTGCACCTTCTCTAGTGCTAGTGGTTTTTTCTTGAATTTGGATTATTACCGTTATTGATCTCTCTTGATTGGTTCCCTTTATATTTTGTGGAGTACATTTTCATTTCTCATTTATTATCTGTAACTTGTGTTTACTTACAATTGCACATGCATACCATGGCTGCTTGCTTGTCCAAGAATGATTTTTTGTTTACAGACGGCTAGCACTCTGGACATGCCTCACTCACAAAGCCATGTTGGTTTCTGCTGCAGGATGAGACACAGGATATCTACAAGAGGCAACAGCTCAGGGAGCTGGCGATGCTAAACTCAACCCTGCGAGAGGACAGCCCTCATCCGGGGAGCGTCTCCCCATTCAGCAACGGTGGCATGAAGCGTGCGAAAACAGGCCAGTAGGGAAGGAGCCACCCCTCATCGTTACCGGTATTGTCCAGGTGCCTTATGTGCCCCCCAATGGGGACGCCATGTCTCCGGGCAACGTTTGCCGCGGGCGCACTTGAAGGAAGCGACGCCCTGCATTTCGCTAGACGAGTCAGTATGAGTCTGCGGTCTCTCCTGCGGACAAGGAGAAACCGCTGGGACAATGGAAGTAGTAGTGGTCCTGGGCCCGTGGGTCGGCCCAGCTTTGGTTGCTGTAAGGTCCTAGAACATTCGCTTTATTTGTTAATTGACTGTTAACCCTAGTAATGTGGTGCTATGATGGTAGGTGATGCCGATGACAGACAGACTAGAGAGGCCCGAGTATGTGAGCTTTCATGTTTTCCTTTTTCACCCCCTGTTAGGCGTCGGAACTTCCTTGTATATTATCCACCCTTCTGCATTATGGAGTCGCGGATAATAATAAAAAGGGTATAAGGATCATCAGCTTGTGCCTTGTGGAGTTGTCGTGTCTGGTTCAGACCGTGGAGGGTTCGAATCGACAATGTCGAAGTCTGGTTTTTAATGTCATCAGTGTTCATGGATCTTTGTGGTTTATATTGTTGAACTTCATGATGAATTTGTGGCAATTTTGGGTTGAGGCATGTTTGTTTGCGTCTGCTTGGCATAATGGAtgggatgctgctgctgctgctcgggctCACGTGGGAGACGTTTACCGTGGTAATTCTGCATTATTGTTATTTGTAGATACAAATGTGGTAATTCTGCACTATTGTTGTTTGGAAGATACAGATGCATATATGTGCAGGAAAATGCATTCAGTGGAAAAATATCAGCCTAAGAATTTTCAAACATTGGACTAAACAAGATCTAGCTTCGTACTTGCTGGAGTGGCGTTGGCCAGCCATTTCCCCCAGCTTGAGCTTTACTTTTCCTGCGACCATGAAGGTGAATGCTGGACTTCTTCTGGCCCCAGTCACCTCAAGATCACATGCTGAATTCCCCGGAGACAAATCTTAGAATAACACAAAATAGATAGTaccccctctgtaaagaaatataagagcattcatttctttatggagggagtatttgatagTACCGTAGTGAAAAGTTACGCATAAGTTGGAAAGACTCCAAATCTTTCTACCAAGATGAACATTGTTCCACATCCATGTGCACCAAACACAGAAGAAAAGGCTGTGTGTTTCTATATGTCAGAGTTGAAGATGAAAAGAGAATGCCTGCATTTAAGACTGCTAATATTAGAACAGCATCATATTGGAACATACAACTGGATAAAGCAAATGACAGGATTCTACTATCATAACATTACTGCCATTTAAGGTTCATACTATATATTCCACCAAGCCATTCAATAAGAGATATTGTCACGCCATGGTAGGACATGACATAAAAACAGAGCATACAAAGGCCTAACTGAAAATAACTGAATCTGGACATGGACATATCAGATAAATATCATTTAACAATACTGATGTAACTGGCAGAAGCACATTTTGTGCACATTCTGTTCTGAAGAATAATTTAAACAGTTCCCCACTAACTTTCAGACTGATCCAAGATGAAAGCTACATATCTCATTTAAGCTCTAAGGATCATCAACTTGTGCCTTAAAGGTGTTTTGTTCAGTCTCGGAACTTTCGAATTCCGCAAGTGTGTTCATGGATCGTGGCggtttttactccctccgtcccaaattacttgtcacaggaattgatgtatctagacgtagtcttagttctagatacatccatttttatccatttccgcgacaagtaattcggaatggaggCAGTATTAGAGGATTACGGATTCATGACAATTTTCTGGGTTCAGGCATGTTTGCTTGTCTCTGCTTGGCATCATGGATGGGCTATGCTGGTGCACGGTACCACCTGGGCAACGTTTGCCATGGTAATGCCATATTGTTGTTTTGAAGATGAGACACATATGCAGATTTTATTTTATACCTTGAACATGCTCGGCAAAAATGAGAATCGATTGTGGATC comes from Triticum aestivum cultivar Chinese Spring chromosome 5B, IWGSC CS RefSeq v2.1, whole genome shotgun sequence and encodes:
- the LOC123113927 gene encoding KH domain-containing protein SPIN1; this translates as MSGLYGQQGFSPSRNLSPQIRSNPDVDSQYLAELLAEHQKLGPFMQVLPICSKLLSQEIMRVSNSAHNPGFSDFDRHRFRSPSPMSSPNPRSNLSGNGFSPWNGLHQERLGFPQGNSMDWQGAPPSPSSHVMKKILRLEVPVDSYPSFNFVGRILGPRGNSLKRVEASTGCRVFIRGKGSIKDPGKEDKLRGKPGYEHLSEQLHILIEAEFPANIIDARLRHAQEILEELLKPVDETQDIYKRQQLRELAMLNSTLREDSPHPGSVSPFSNGGMKRAKTGQ